GATATCACTACTAATTACTATAGTATTGAGGAATTTAGAGAAAGATTTGAACCATTATATAGATCTAGGGTAGTTAATTTCATTACAGAGAAAAGTGAATTAATGGCACCACCAAAGGAACTAGCAACGGCAGGAAGATTGAATTCTAAATGGATAAGCGTGTTATACGTTAGTACAAAAGAACAGGTCAGTATAGAAGAAGTTAAGCCTAAGCATAATGATATTGTTTATATAAGTAAGATTAAGTTACAAAAAAACATTACAAAAGAGAAGCTGAAAATAGCGAATTTAACTAATTTAACTAGTAATGCAATCAAAGCTGGTGATGATGGTTTTAGAAAGTATTTTGTAAATCACCAAACATTAAAAAAGATTCATGAAGGAATTACAAACCCAAGCGATGAACAAGGAATAGATTATTTACCATTTCAATATTTAGCTGATTATATTCGAAGTCTTAAATATGATGGGATAATGTACGAGAGTATACTGCAAGATGGTACTTTTAACTTTGTGTTTTTTAATCAAAATTTATTTGAATGTGTTGATTATGAATGTAAAAGAGTAAGTGATGTTAAATACACATTGACTAAATTAAGATGATATAAGTTAAAATCTGAATATTCTAACAAATTACAAATATCCCCCCGCGCTATATAGTGTAGGGGGATTATTTATGGTATCAAAATATCTAAAGTATGGGTGTGACCTTAAATCATGGCAAAGCGCCTAAAACTTGATATGGTGCCCAAGCCTTAAAAAGCACAATAAAGAATGACAAAATCAGCTCACTCATAGGAAGTTACGCAATGTATGCCAAACTGCAAAGTCACTTAAGCGAACCACTCATAACTTTTATTTAGCAATTACAGGAACTGCTGAAATAAGTTGTTTTGCATAATCTGATTGTGGATGTTTGATAATATTTTCTGTGTTATTAAGTTCAACGATTTCGCCATTTTTCATAACCGCAACTCGATCACATATTTCATTGATGACACCCATATCATGTGTGATGAATAAGTATGTAATACCAAAGTCTAATTGTAATTGTTTTAATAAATCGATAATATCTTTTTGGATTGAAACGTCTAAAGCTGACACTGCCTCGTCGCAAACAATTACTTTTGGTTCAACTGCAAGTGCTCTCGCAATACTTACACGTTGGCGTTGTCCACCAGATAACTCATGTGGATAACGATATAAGAAACTTTGATCCAGGCCAACTTTTTCTAACAAAGAGACTACTTTATTAATGGCTTCATCGTCGTTTTTAGTTTTACCATGAATGATAAGTGGTCGCTTAATCACATCAATCACTTTGAATCTAGGATTAATTGAAGCGAATGGATCTTGGAAAATCATTTGTATTTCTTGGCGTAAAGGTTTCAATTCATCGCCTTTAAATAAACTTAATGGCACATCATTATACCAAATAAAGCCTTCTGACACTTCCTTTAGACCGACGACCGTCTTAGCTAAAGTGGATTTTCCTGAACCAGACTCTCCTACAATACCTAATGTTTCACCTTTTCTAATAGCTAAGTTTATATCTCTAACTGCACGGAATAAACTACCATTTGGCGATGTATAATCTACACTAACGTGATCAAATTTCAATAAAAGATCATTACTTATTTGTCTTGGTGGTCGTGTTTGATGAATATCAGGAATCGCATTAATTAATCGTTTGGTATATGTATGTTGTGGCGATTTGAAAATACATTCAACTGTACCACTTTCAACGACACTTCCATCTTTCATTACAATCACATCATCGCAAAATTGATACACAGCACCTAAATCGTGTGTGATAAAAATAATAGATGTTTCAGTATACTCATAAAGTGATTTCATCAACTGAAGTAATTGATTTTGTGTGCTTGCATCTAATGCTGTTGTTGGTTCATCTGCAATTAAAATTTGTGGTTTTAAAATTAAGGCAATTGCAATCATCACACGTTGACGCATTCCACCAGAAAATTCGTGTGGATAAGCGTCAAATTGTCGTGTTGCATCTTTAATTCCAACCTTATCTAAAATATCAATGGCCATTGACTTTGCTTCTGACTTTGATATGCGTTTATGTTGAAATAGTACTTCTGTAATTTGGTTGCCAATTGTTAATCTAGGATTTAAAGAAGATAGCGGATCTTGAAAAATCATCGAAATATCTTTTCCTCGAATTTGTCGTAATGATGACGAAGTTAAATCAGTTAAAGACTGCCCATTAAAAATAATTTCTCCAGTTAAAGTATGGTTTGGATAATCTGGTAATAGTCCTAAAATCGACTTTGCAGTAATACTTTTACCTGAACCAGACTCACCGACTATACCTAAAATATGTTTTTTACGTAATTCAAAAGTGACATTTTGTACAGCTTGAACCGTTGTTTCATCATAATTGAACTGTACATTTAGATTATTAACTTCTAATAAATTTGACATGATGTTGTGCCTCCCTATTCACAAATGTGTAAATTTATTCTATACTTTTGTATATCATAGTAATCTACTCAAGATTATTTTACAAGGAGTGATTATCATAATTACTTATTCAGAGTCATTTAAGTCGTTGTATCATAAGGCATTTTATAGGGTTATTATTTCGGTATTAAGCTTGCCGATATTTTTATATGCGGTGATTGGTTTTGCTTTTTCAACTAAGAGAAAAAATTTTTACGCTAACAATTCTGAAATTTCAGAAATCGAACAGGCGTTACAACAAAAATATAAATATTTGTCTCAGAAAAAGTCATCCACACAAATACATAGAGAAGCAATCAAAATAATTAAGGGACAAAGTTCTAATACGAATACTCAGAACATTGAGCAAGCACATTTTTCAGCATACTTTGAAAAGATATTATTTCATAAGTTCATCATTATCAAAGTAATATTGGCTTTACCAATGTTTATTGTGCTGACATTTTATTTACAGCCATTAGTTAAGTATATTTTCGAACGCGTCATTATGGCTGTAATTGTTATTATTGGTGTAATCATTAGTGTCTTTACAATTTTATATTTTTCACCACTTGATGCGGCATATAGCATATTGGGACAAAATGCTACAAAAGCACAAATACATCAATTTAATGTATTGCATCACCTTAATGAACCTTATTTTATTCAATTGTGGGATACCATTAAAGGCGTCTTTACATTTGATTTAGGCACAACATACAAAGGGAATGAAGTTGTGACGAAAGCAGTTGGCGAGAGAATCCCAATTACTATTCTTATCACAGTATTAGCGTTAATTGTGGCATTATTTATTGCGATACCGGTGGGGATTATAAGTGCGATGAAGAGAAATAGTTGGCTTGATATCACATTGATGACAATTGCATTAATTGGGCTATCAATTCCAAGTTTCTGGCAAGGACTATTATTTATTTTAGCCTTCTCATTGAAATTAGATATTTTGCCACCATCTTATATGCCAGAACATCCTATATCACTGATTTTGCCTGTGCTCGTCATTGGAACAAGCATTGCTGCTTCGATTACACGTATGACAAGGTCTTCGGTTCTTGAAGTTATGCGCAGTGATTATGTATTAACCGCTTATGCAAAAGGACTATCAACAACACAAGTTGTGATTAAGCATATTTTAAAAAATGCGATTGTTCCAATTGTGACGCTAGTCGGTCTATTAGTAGCAGAGTTACTTGGTGGCTCTGCTGTTACAGAACAAGTATTTAACATTAATGGTATCGGTCGTTATATTGTTCAAAAACAACTTATACCTGATATCCCAGCAGTCATGGGTGGAGTTGTATATATATCAATTGTTATTTCATTATCAAATTTAATCATTGATGTTTTTTATACACTTATTGATCCAAAATTACGTAGTGAAATCAACGAAAGGAAGTGAGGCATATGGCACAACTTAATTCAAAGATAGCTTCCTTAAAATTATTCGCAAGTTACGCCATAGCAACATATATTTTAGTCATAATAACAAGTGCTTTAAACATTTTTAAGGGCTATGTAGCTGATACATTTTATATTGCTGAAACATTGTTGATTATATTAACTATTGCATTAATTATTATTGTATTAACTGAATCAAATTGGAAAAGTCGAGTTGTATGGCGTCGTTTCATTGAAGTGTTGTTAATGTTGATGACTTTAACAGGGAATGTATTCACTTTATTAATGTTTGTAAGTGTTAGACGTTATCAACGTACATCGCAAATACATAGTTATAACGGTTGGGAAGCATTTATACGAAAAATTACTAAACATCGTATAGCTATTATCGGATTACTGATTTTAGTCTACATGCTGACATTAT
This is a stretch of genomic DNA from Staphylococcus roterodami. It encodes these proteins:
- a CDS encoding RES family NAD+ phosphorylase; this encodes MKICEKCFNNTEIVEIIVNDNSKFDNCDIDNDHLGVKIFDTTRDIDKLEQIRDYLRPALELYDISINLPDTFSQKEGKKIETALKDDWSIFNNIEEAQISCILNELFKDDENIDRRVLEGLVGAKIINDKKYTNENLIVANNDWDGFCESLKYKNRFHNNMINLENLAFFLDITTNYYSIEEFRERFEPLYRSRVVNFITEKSELMAPPKELATAGRLNSKWISVLYVSTKEQVSIEEVKPKHNDIVYISKIKLQKNITKEKLKIANLTNLTSNAIKAGDDGFRKYFVNHQTLKKIHEGITNPSDEQGIDYLPFQYLADYIRSLKYDGIMYESILQDGTFNFVFFNQNLFECVDYECKRVSDVKYTLTKLR
- a CDS encoding ABC transporter ATP-binding protein, whose product is MSNLLEVNNLNVQFNYDETTVQAVQNVTFELRKKHILGIVGESGSGKSITAKSILGLLPDYPNHTLTGEIIFNGQSLTDLTSSSLRQIRGKDISMIFQDPLSSLNPRLTIGNQITEVLFQHKRISKSEAKSMAIDILDKVGIKDATRQFDAYPHEFSGGMRQRVMIAIALILKPQILIADEPTTALDASTQNQLLQLMKSLYEYTETSIIFITHDLGAVYQFCDDVIVMKDGSVVESGTVECIFKSPQHTYTKRLINAIPDIHQTRPPRQISNDLLLKFDHVSVDYTSPNGSLFRAVRDINLAIRKGETLGIVGESGSGKSTLAKTVVGLKEVSEGFIWYNDVPLSLFKGDELKPLRQEIQMIFQDPFASINPRFKVIDVIKRPLIIHGKTKNDDEAINKVVSLLEKVGLDQSFLYRYPHELSGGQRQRVSIARALAVEPKVIVCDEAVSALDVSIQKDIIDLLKQLQLDFGITYLFITHDMGVINEICDRVAVMKNGEIVELNNTENIIKHPQSDYAKQLISAVPVIAK
- a CDS encoding ABC transporter permease; its protein translation is MNCTFRLLTSNKFDMMLCLPIHKCVNLFYTFVYHSNLLKIILQGVIIIITYSESFKSLYHKAFYRVIISVLSLPIFLYAVIGFAFSTKRKNFYANNSEISEIEQALQQKYKYLSQKKSSTQIHREAIKIIKGQSSNTNTQNIEQAHFSAYFEKILFHKFIIIKVILALPMFIVLTFYLQPLVKYIFERVIMAVIVIIGVIISVFTILYFSPLDAAYSILGQNATKAQIHQFNVLHHLNEPYFIQLWDTIKGVFTFDLGTTYKGNEVVTKAVGERIPITILITVLALIVALFIAIPVGIISAMKRNSWLDITLMTIALIGLSIPSFWQGLLFILAFSLKLDILPPSYMPEHPISLILPVLVIGTSIAASITRMTRSSVLEVMRSDYVLTAYAKGLSTTQVVIKHILKNAIVPIVTLVGLLVAELLGGSAVTEQVFNINGIGRYIVQKQLIPDIPAVMGGVVYISIVISLSNLIIDVFYTLIDPKLRSEINERK